AAGGAGCCCCAAAGTGggcactgtaattttaaattatcccaggTTGTCTTGCTAGCCGTTTAcagttatcctcattttattaagCACTTGCAAGTCTCCACGTGAAGCCAGCCAGAGTTCCCAGGGGAGGCTGCCCATTTGGGAACTAGCCGGCTTCTGGATGCTCGATTTCTCGTTttgcttttagtttcattttactaTAAAATCTGAACAATTTCCGGGGACAGTGCAGTGGGTCAGAcatgtgctgcttgtgagtgttactccctagaGAAAGGTCTTAAACATTCTCTTACATACCTCGGTTTCTCCCATGGGCAGTCTAAAACTGCCGTGGGGGTTTGGAGCGTTGGAAGACCACTCCTCATCTGCATATCCCACTACCAGCCTTTAATTAATTAACCTGAATGATAGTGGAGCTCCCTATGGGACCACTAGGAGTCATGAGGGTTGATCCTTGGACACGTCCATGTGGTTCTCAGTCACCTGAGAAGACTTTCGGCAGGAAGGAGCTGGCGTCTCTTCTCTACAGAGCTGAACAAGTCAGACTCTCATTTCTCtgtcaagcagtttgttcagactttataaacacaattctttccaatttaaagccaaattatgtttttaaggtgtgtgcttttctctttttttcttttttttggtgaggaagattggcccgagctaacatctgttgccaatcttttttttttctccccaaagtcccagtacatagctgtatatcctagttgtaagtccttctagttcttctacgtggacactgccatagcatggctcgATGAATAGTGTGTAGGCtagcgcccaggatccaaaccggtgaaccccaggcggcatttaaccactacgccactaggctggcccctaaagccaaattaaaaaggtcagCCTGCCCCATCCACTCCAAAGTTCCCCCTAGGCAACCCTGGCCTAGAGAAGTCCTGGTAGGTTCCTCTTTCGTAGGAATTCCCCTTAGGTTCCTCTTATTTAGGGGATGTATCATCACTCCCTTAAGACATCCACTCTTAAGGCTTgaaacagctcatataaactcatcaacttaaaataaggaggtcctgctttcaggagaactcactggggtcacctgaagaatgcagtgaccCCTGGGGCACTCAGTGGGCCCCTATTGGTACTGAACACCgattcagtgtagattccaggtggtctccaaccggtttctctgaaatcctgcctcGACTATGTGGAGAAATGTCCACACAAATAATCAGTAATCAATCTACAAATCAAagttggggtgagtttattatacCAGCCCGGTCTAAGGACTATCTCCCGGGGccctccttccccaaggaaggaagtacgctgaagaagtggggtgtacagagtggttatataccgtcttggaacaaagagtatACGTCACacatgacaggaatatctcttttactactgtcatgagatgcttagctgggATACCAGGTCAATGGTCACaaagtgagcacagcaggtctCTGCTAGCACAGCGGTCGGAAATCCAAGAAATCCTTAGTTTCTTGGAAGAAGtacttatccttaaagaaatgcaaCATGCCTATCGTTAAGGGCATTTTTGGCTTTGagacattgtaaatatttaaagcagatctacaatgcatgctcaacaggccctGTCCAGTCTTTCTGGAAAGATAAGATCAGGCCGAAATagtttaaaccaaatggcttcctcatatactcgaatatatcctattgcttctcATTTATTCATCGCTACAATCCATGGCATAggtattatacccattttaccgATAAGAAAACAGAGCGGGTAAGAACCTTGCCTGCGGTCCCATGACTAGTGGGGGCCAAGTCACAGCCCAACTCTCCCCCCACCCAAGTCCTCCTAACTCCTACTGCTGCAGAAAACCTTCAAGAATCCAGGGACCACCCTCCTCCCCGCCCTGCGGTGGACTTAAGGCTGACACTGGGCTAGCTCCTTCCTCTTTCCAGGCTTGTTACCTAGTACGTATAACCGCATTACCGGAGAGAACAGGAGCTTTCCTTATCACCCACCCAGGGCCCTGGCCAGTTGTCGCGCAAGTGAGCCCCACTCCATCCCCGAGCCGCACACCCCCGGGGGCGCAAAGGAGAGCGTGGGAGACGGCGGTGGACCAAGACTTTATTATTGCTGGGCGGCAGGACGAGCGCCAAGCTCAGGGCTCCCCGGCTTCTCCGTCTCTGGCCTCGGCCCGGGCGCCGTCGGGGTCCTGGGCGGGCTCGTCGGCGAACACCGCGCTGTGCATGGCGGCGACGTAGCTGCGGCCGCTGGGGTCGGAGAGGCGCAGCTGGACCAGGGGCAGGAAGCGCTCGGTGCTGAAGTAGCGCAGGGCCGGCCGCGGGGCGCGCAGCGCGGTGAGGAAGACCTGTGGCGGCGGCAGGAGGCGCGCTGGCCGGGGCTCGGCGCGGGGACCCGCGTGCCGCGCCCGCTCCCGGAGCCCCGCCGGGCGCCCACCTCCGTCACCGCCTCCGGGTCCTGTGCCACCTCGCGGTACATCTGCTCGCAGTGGCGCAGGTAGCGGGAGAAGAGGTCGCGGGTGTCGGCGTCCGCGCCGTCCAGCGCCCCGCCCGGGCCGCCCTCCAGCTTTTCCTGGAAGGCGGTGTGCACCGGGCCGCACTCAATGAGGCTCACGCTGCGGGCCCGAGAGCGGCGAGTGGGCGCGGGCGGCTGCGAACCGCCGCCGACCCGGGAAGAGAGGGCGCTCAGGATAAGCAGAGCGTTTGAAAAGCGGGTTACTGCCCGAAAAGCGCTCCCACATCTCTTTGAGGGCGTGAGACACTCTGGAGTCAGGATTCCAACCTGGTTCCGTCACTtacagctatgtgaccttgggccagtcacctaacctctctgggcctgagcttCCCAACAGCAGTACCGACACCTCACTAGCTAGGTTGCAGGAGAAGCGAGATAACGCATGCCAAGCGcccagtacagtgcctggcacacaacaaATGTGAGCCgcaggagggaggggccagggagaACGCCTGAGAGCGGCTCCAACAAGACGGGGTGCTGGGGTCCCCAAAGGCAGGGTTCAGAGGGGACGGGGGCGGGGCGGTGACTCACTGGACCCCAAAGGGCTGCAGCAGAACCGCCAGACTCTCACATAAACCTTCGATCGCGAACTTGCTGGCGCAGTAAATGGCATTGAAGGGCAGCCCTTCGAGGGGAGAAGAGGCCGCTGAGGCGCGTGGCGGCAGGGATCCGCGGAGAACACGCGGCACCCCCCGCAGCCCGGGGGGGTCCCACCAGGCCCGGCCCTCCCGCTGGGTCCCACCGGCTCCCACTCACCCATCAAGCCTCCCATGCTCCCGGTCACCAATATGCGTCCCGAGCGGCGGCGCTTCATGTCCGGCAGGAAGGCCTGAATCGTCCGCACCGTCCCGGCCACGTTCGCGTCCAGCACGGAGGCCACGGCGCCCGCCGGGTGCAGCTCGAGCGGCCCGAGCAGGCCCCGGCCCGCATTACACACTACAGGGAGAGGGGCCGCTGTGCCCACCTCACACGCGGCCCTCTGCCCCGGGGGGGCCCTGGGTGTTCCCTGGGCCTCAGGACATCTTGCTTTGGACACGGGGCGGGCAAGGCTCCTGTACACAGGTTGTGGGGAGACTCACCCAGCACGTCCACGCGGCCCTCGGTCACACGTGCCCGGGCAGCGGCCACGGAATCTGCGTCTCTCACGTCCAACTGCAAGGTCTCCAGGGAGCCGGGAGGGCACCCTCGGGCCCGGGCCATCTCCCACAGTGGGCCCTGCGCTGTCAGGTCCCGCAGCGTGGCATACACTGGAGGTTTGGGGAGAGGACGAGGATCTGACTTCCCTGCTCACCCCTGCCTGGGCCCCGCTAGCCCCGGGgctgctcccttttctccatctccgTCCACTCACGTACCTTTGAAACTCCGGGATGGGTCAGATGCCAGACGCAGGGCCAGGTGCAGGCCGATGCCGGAAGAGCAGCCGGTGATGAGCACGATGGTGCGGTCCATGAGGCGGCGgtccaggagaggctgggagtGCTGGGCTCTGGTCTCTGGGCTGGAT
The sequence above is drawn from the Equus przewalskii isolate Varuska chromosome 10, EquPr2, whole genome shotgun sequence genome and encodes:
- the HSD17B1 gene encoding 17-beta-hydroxysteroid dehydrogenase type 1 isoform X1 produces the protein MSGAMSVPRIRTSPETRAQHSQPLLDRRLMDRTIVLITGCSSGIGLHLALRLASDPSRSFKVYATLRDLTAQGPLWEMARARGCPPGSLETLQLDVRDADSVAAARARVTEGRVDVLVCNAGRGLLGPLELHPAGAVASVLDANVAGTVRTIQAFLPDMKRRRSGRILVTGSMGGLMGLPFNAIYCASKFAIEGLCESLAVLLQPFGVHVSLIECGPVHTAFQEKLEGGPGGALDGADADTRDLFSRYLRHCEQMYREVAQDPEAVTEVGARRGSGSGRGTRVPAPSPGQRASCRRHRSSSPRCAPRGRPCATSAPSASCPWSSCASPTPAAAATSPPCTARCSPTSPPRTPTAPGPRPETEKPGSPELGARPAAQQ
- the HSD17B1 gene encoding 17-beta-hydroxysteroid dehydrogenase type 1 isoform X2, which translates into the protein MSGAMSVPRIRTSPETRAQHSQPLLDRRLMDRTIVLITGCSSGIGLHLALRLASDPSRSFKVYATLRDLTAQGPLWEMARARGCPPGSLETLQLDVRDADSVAAARARVTEGRVDVLVCNAGRGLLGPLELHPAGAVASVLDANVAGTVRTIQAFLPDMKRRRSGRILVTGSMGGLMGLPFNAIYCASKFAIEGLCESLAVLLQPFGVHVSLIECGPVHTAFQEKLEGGPGGALDGADADTRDLFSRYLRHCEQMYREVAQDPEAVTEVFLTALRAPRPALRYFSTERFLPLVQLRLSDPSGRSYVAAMHSAVFADEPAQDPDGARAEARDGEAGEP